Proteins co-encoded in one Malus domestica chromosome 09, GDT2T_hap1 genomic window:
- the LOC139187875 gene encoding uncharacterized protein, with translation MDFVYKLPHTQNGYDGIWIVKYHGVPVDIISDRDPRFTSKFWIGFQEALGTNYFIFGDGWHDCLDLMELAYSNRCHSSIGMTPFEALYGKLCRTPLCWSEVGERVLVGLKIVDETTQNIQKGNLSPRYIGPYMITERVGEVAYRLELPPELSRVHDVFHVLMLRHYVADHSNVIPPQPLEINPDLTYDKEPVTILDWKDKELRNKTVYLVKVLWRNHSVEEATWETEDQMREMYPHLFYDY, from the exons atggatttcgtgtacaagcttcctcatacacagaatggttatgacggcatttgg attgtgaagtaccatggtgttccagttgatattatctcggatcgggaccctagattcacttctaagttctggataggattccaggaagctcttggtacgaattactttata TTTGGCGatggttggcatgattgtttggatttgatggagttggcCTACAGCAACCGTTGccattcgagtattggtatgacaccatttgaggcactctATGGCAAGTTGTGTCGAACACCATTATGCTGGTCAGaagttggtgaaagagttttggtgggcCTGAAAATTGTGGATGaaactactcagaatattcag aaaggtaacctgagtcctaggtacattggaccgtatatgatcaccgagcgagtcggtgaggttgcttatAGACTTGAGTTACCTCCAGAGTTATCAAGAGTGCatgatgtgtttcatgttttgatgcttcgacattatgttgcAGATCATTCaaatgtgattcctcctcaaccattggaaattaatccggatttgacttacGACAAGGAGCCagtgactattttggattggaaagataaagaGCTGAGGAATAAGACAGTGTATCTGGTGAAAGTTCTATGGAGAAATCACTCAGTGGAAgaggctacttgggagacagaggatcagatgagagagatgtatccacacTTGTTTTATGACTATTAG
- the LOC103429361 gene encoding LOW QUALITY PROTEIN: aspartyl protease family protein At5g10770 (The sequence of the model RefSeq protein was modified relative to this genomic sequence to represent the inferred CDS: substituted 3 bases at 3 genomic stop codons): MAAGKPQLLQQFVLSAFLLCLCYSANGVQCFKEKKLLKLQQFRWRRHGRHAQTTITACLSHKSRREKGAAILEIKHKDDCFGTGKVVDWNKKQRKRLVLGDVHVRTLQFGFKNKVSGSLKDVSDAQILLTSGARLQTLNYIVTVELEGRNMTLIVDAGSDLTWVQCXPCKLCYNQQESLFNPFASSSYKSVLCNSWTCQSLQFDTGNPGACGSNPMSCNYVVKYGDGSYTHGELGSDHLSLGTAPVTNFVFGCGQNNKGLFGGTSGLMGLGRSENVSVVSQTSALFGGVFSYCLPTTESTASGSLIMGGDASIYKNSILISYTRMVNNPXLSSFYFLNLTGISIGGVTLQASSFASGGILIDSGTIISRLPPSVYKAVKTEFLKQFYGYPTAPGFFILDSCFNLSAYQEVNIPTLKFHYERDTEMNVHAIGIFYLVQTDGSXICLALASLSYEDEIAIIGNYQQKNQRVIYNTKDSKLGFAEESCSFT, from the exons ATGGCTGCTGGAAAACCTCAACTTTTGCAGCAGTTTGTGCTGTCTGCTTTTCTTCTCTGCCTCTGTTATTCTGCAAATGGGGTTCAGTGCTTTAAGGAGAAGAAGCTCCTCAAGCTGCAACAGTTTCGTTGGAGGCGGCATGGTCGACATGCTCAAACCACAATTACTGCTTGCCTCTCCCACAAATCAA GAAGAGAAAAAGGTGCAGCCATATTGGAGATAAAACACAAAGATGACTGCTTTGGAACTGGAAAGGTTGTGGACTGGAACAAAAAACAACGGAAACGTTTAGTTTTGGGCGATGTTCACGTTCGGACACTACAATTCGGATTCAAAAACAAGGTTTCCGGCAGCTTGAAAGATGTATCAGATGCTCAAATCCTGTTAACTTCCGGCGCTAGGCTACAAACACTGAACTACATTGTAACCGTGGAACTGGAAGGAAGAAATATGACACTGATTGTAGACGCAGGCAGTGATTTGACTTGGGTTCAATGCTAGCCTTGCAAATTGTGTTATAATCAACAAGAGTCTCTCTTCAATCCTTTTGCATCCTCTTCGTACAAATCGGTTTTATGCAACTCCTGGACTTGTCAGTCACTCCAGTTTGATACCGGGAATCCAGGGGCATGCGGGAGCAACCCAATGAGCTGTAACTATGTGGTGAAATATGGTGATGGCTCGTACACTCATGGTGAGCTAGGTAGTGATCATCTCAGTCTTGGAACTGCGCCGGTGACCAATTTTGTGTTTGGTTGTGGCCAAAATAATAAGGGTCTGTTTGGAGGAACTTCGGGTCTAATGGGTTTGGGAAGgagtgaaaatgtctcagtgGTGTCTCAAACTTCTGCATTATTTGGAGGAGTTTTTTCCTACTGCTTACCTACAACAGAATCCACAGCTTCTGGTTCTTTAATTATGGGGGGTGATGCTTCAATTTACAAGAACTCCATTCTTATTTCTTACACTAGAATGGTTAATAATCCATAACTATCATCCTTCTATTTTCTCAACCTTACTGGTATAAGTATCGGGGGAGTCACTTTACAAGCTTCAAGTTTTGCAAGTGGTGGGATTCTGATTGATTCTGGGACAATTATTTCAAGACTGCCTCCTTCAGTTTACAAGGCTGTCAAGACAGAGTTTTTGAAACAGTTTTATGGGTACCCTACGGCACCAGGTTTTTTTATCTTGGACAGTTGCTTCAACCTGAGTGCATATCAAGAAGTAAACATTCCTACCCTCAAGTTCCACTATGAGAGAGATACTGAGATGAATGTTCATGCAATTGGAATTTTCTATCTTGTACAGACAGATGGATCCTAGATCTGCTTGGCTTTAGCAAGTCTTTCGTACGAAGATGAGATTGCTATTATCGGgaattatcaacaaaaaaaccaAAGGGTTATATACAATACCAAAGACTCCAAGCTGGGATTTGCAGAAGAATCATGCAGTTTTACGTAA